One genomic segment of Accipiter gentilis unplaced genomic scaffold, bAccGen1.1, whole genome shotgun sequence includes these proteins:
- the LOC126036927 gene encoding U3 small nucleolar RNA-interacting protein 2-like, translating into MTAVAALRNRDLLATGSHSASVKLWKCGEGFRKLEPLWDIPLVGFVNSLKFSAAGDFLVAGLGQEHRLGRWWRVKEAKNSVCIVPLKRRAAAPSPEAPDSPEAPDSS; encoded by the exons atgacgg cagtggccgccctgcgcaacagggacctcctggctacag gctcccacagcgccagcgtgaagctctggaagtgcggtgagggatttcggaagctggagcccctctgggacatcccgttg gtgggttttgttaacagcctcaagttctctgcagccggtgacttcctggtggctggccttggacaggagcaccg gcttggccggtggtggagagtcaaagaggccaagaacagcgtctgcatcgtccctctgaagcggagggctgcagcccccagtcccgaagcccctgacagccctgaagcccccgacagctcctag